From a region of the Chitinophaga caseinilytica genome:
- a CDS encoding AraC family transcriptional regulator gives MKAVQKARISPDSAFAVQHLHAPHFDHNWHFHAEYQLFVVLEGTGTRFIGDHVEPFAPGDLVFTGPDLPHLWRSDPEYFEGDRGRQTEGVVIYFHEDLLGAALLSKNESLRIRQLLTRSTRGIQFTGATQQEASRRMQELPQLRDFDRVLALLGLLDLLSHSDHYRLLAGAGYTNALKAEDTERMNSVHAYVMQHFREKISLDAAAALANMTPTSFSRYFRTHANKTFSDFLSEIRIGYACKLLLEKEMDVAQIAYESGFQTLSNFNRQFRALTSYSPLAYRRAYSESGYPAQGMPRTKG, from the coding sequence ATGAAAGCCGTTCAGAAAGCCCGCATCTCGCCGGACAGTGCTTTTGCCGTGCAGCACCTGCATGCGCCGCACTTCGATCATAACTGGCATTTCCATGCGGAATACCAGTTGTTCGTGGTGCTGGAAGGTACCGGCACGCGGTTCATCGGCGATCATGTGGAGCCTTTTGCGCCGGGGGACCTCGTCTTTACCGGGCCCGACCTGCCGCACCTCTGGCGCAGCGACCCCGAGTATTTCGAGGGAGACCGCGGCCGGCAGACGGAGGGCGTGGTGATTTATTTTCATGAAGACCTCCTGGGCGCGGCGCTCCTGTCCAAAAACGAATCCCTCCGCATCCGGCAATTACTGACACGGTCTACGCGAGGCATCCAGTTTACCGGCGCTACCCAGCAGGAAGCATCGCGCCGGATGCAGGAACTGCCGCAGCTGCGCGATTTCGACCGGGTGCTGGCGCTCCTCGGGTTGCTCGACCTCCTGTCCCACTCCGACCACTACCGCCTCCTGGCCGGCGCCGGCTATACGAACGCGCTCAAGGCCGAAGACACCGAGCGCATGAACAGCGTGCATGCATACGTCATGCAGCATTTCCGCGAAAAGATCAGCCTCGACGCCGCGGCCGCACTGGCGAACATGACGCCCACATCCTTCAGCCGCTATTTCCGAACCCACGCCAACAAAACCTTCTCCGATTTCCTCAGCGAAATCCGCATCGGCTATGCCTGCAAACTCCTCCTCGAAAAAGAGATGGACGTAGCCCAGATCGCCTATGAAAGCGGGTTCCAGACGCTTTCCAACTTCAACCGGCAATTCCGCGCCCTCACCTCGTACAGTCCGCTCGCCTACCGCCGCGCCTATTCCGAGTCGGGATACCCTGCACAGGGTATGCCCCGAACCAAAGGCTGA
- a CDS encoding PVC-type heme-binding CxxCH protein — protein MKLRFHVLSLMLTALFLTACSKAPQGPLQVLFLGHPSTHHHSERYMPILASALATEGIQFTYADNPDVLTEETLRDFDVLMLYANHDSITPSQEAALLSFVRGGKGFVPIHCASYCFRNSAEFVKMVGGQFKSHDTATFNVTTLDTTHPVMKGLQPFTTWDETYVHDHLSDDRTVLQERPENGRNEPWTWVKEYGSGRVFYTAYGHDERTWSAPGFQQLVKNGILWAAGDKARKNWEAFRATMPTLQYRDEANIPNYEKRDPAPRFQLPLSPDSSAKLIQVPPGFELQLFASEPDIINPIAMAWDEKGRLWVIETVDYPNTVRNTEGEGDDRIKICEDTDGDGRADKFTVFADKLNIPTSLVFANGGIIVSQAPHFLFLQDTDGDDKADVRKILISGWGTFDTHAGPSNLQYGMDNHIWGTVGYSGFKGNAGGQYREFSQGVYRFAPDVSSFEFVTPTSNNTWGFGFNAANDIFASTANNTHSVFVGIPNAALNGVEGAAIAGSTKIDGHYAMHPVTAHVRQVDVFGGFTAASGHSFYTASQYPAAYQSAAFVCEPTGHLVHVARIEKDGAGYKEKDGWNLFASADEWVSPVEAKTGPDGAVWVLDWYNFIVQHNPTPTAERGGYAAVNGKGNAYENPLRDKTHGRIWRVVHKNAKPSTKIQLGNTASNLDALSHDNLFWRMTAQRLIVEKKDSAALPELAALAAGKAPAALHALWAIDGLNAAGQHRATVEKALRHEDASVRKAAIQIMARHRWTDKQMLASGVLQDKDANTRLAAFVAMAGIPASDTLGRALYGMSKEPAVRGDEWLAKGLYAAAAHHRKGFIAAFMAEHPGFGEKAAEKVSRSVTDIDDTKWKTMRLPQYIENAGLAIDGIVWFRTVVDVPAAAAGNAATLSLGPIDDSDETFVNGKPVGKTEKKWAEPRKYTIGAGVLKPGRNIITVKVTDTGGGGGIYGKPDGMYLEAGGKKIPLAGEWKYDVEKIFNGEGVKLFADRGLAETFVYTYLNRQEAPIAGAPAGKADQTVMLKVIQNEMKYDQASFTVKAGTVVDVVLENPDFMQHNIVIVTPGSLQTVGQAANKLAADPHGAEMNYVPEMPEVLFSTRLVNPQETVVLRFKVPGEPGDYPFVCTFPGHWSIMNGIMKVVR, from the coding sequence ATGAAACTTCGATTCCACGTCTTAAGCCTGATGCTGACCGCCCTGTTCCTCACGGCCTGTTCCAAAGCGCCGCAGGGGCCGTTGCAGGTATTATTTCTCGGTCATCCGTCCACCCATCACCATTCCGAACGGTACATGCCCATCCTGGCCTCCGCGCTGGCAACGGAAGGCATCCAGTTCACCTATGCGGATAATCCGGATGTCCTCACCGAAGAAACCCTCCGGGATTTCGATGTGTTAATGTTATATGCGAACCATGATTCCATTACCCCGTCCCAGGAAGCCGCGCTGCTCAGCTTCGTTCGCGGGGGCAAGGGCTTCGTTCCCATTCACTGCGCCAGCTATTGTTTCCGCAATTCGGCAGAATTCGTGAAAATGGTAGGCGGACAATTCAAATCCCACGATACGGCCACTTTCAACGTCACCACGCTCGATACCACGCACCCCGTCATGAAAGGCCTGCAACCCTTCACGACGTGGGACGAAACCTACGTTCACGATCATCTTTCCGACGACAGGACGGTGCTGCAGGAGCGCCCCGAAAACGGCCGGAACGAGCCCTGGACCTGGGTGAAGGAATATGGAAGCGGCCGCGTGTTCTACACGGCTTACGGGCACGACGAGCGCACCTGGTCGGCCCCCGGATTTCAGCAATTAGTGAAGAACGGCATCCTGTGGGCCGCCGGCGACAAAGCCCGCAAAAACTGGGAAGCCTTCCGCGCCACCATGCCCACGTTGCAATACCGCGACGAAGCCAATATCCCCAACTACGAAAAGCGCGATCCGGCGCCGCGGTTCCAGTTGCCGCTGAGCCCGGATTCCTCCGCGAAACTCATACAGGTACCGCCGGGATTCGAACTGCAACTGTTCGCTTCCGAGCCCGATATCATCAATCCCATCGCCATGGCCTGGGATGAAAAAGGAAGACTTTGGGTGATCGAAACGGTAGATTATCCCAACACGGTCCGCAACACGGAAGGCGAGGGCGACGACCGGATCAAGATCTGCGAAGATACGGATGGAGATGGCCGGGCGGATAAGTTCACCGTCTTTGCCGACAAGCTAAACATCCCCACCAGCCTCGTTTTCGCCAATGGCGGCATCATCGTTTCCCAGGCCCCGCATTTCCTTTTTCTGCAAGATACAGATGGCGATGATAAAGCCGATGTAAGAAAGATATTGATCAGCGGATGGGGGACTTTCGACACGCACGCCGGCCCTTCGAACCTGCAATACGGCATGGACAATCATATCTGGGGAACGGTAGGGTATTCCGGCTTCAAAGGCAACGCCGGCGGGCAATACCGCGAATTTTCCCAAGGGGTTTACCGCTTTGCGCCGGACGTGTCTTCCTTCGAATTCGTAACACCGACGAGCAACAACACCTGGGGCTTCGGTTTCAACGCGGCCAACGATATTTTTGCCTCCACCGCCAATAATACCCACAGCGTATTCGTCGGCATCCCGAACGCGGCGCTCAACGGTGTGGAAGGCGCCGCCATCGCCGGAAGCACGAAGATCGACGGGCACTATGCCATGCACCCGGTAACGGCGCATGTGCGGCAGGTAGACGTTTTCGGCGGGTTCACCGCCGCTTCGGGGCATTCGTTTTATACTGCTTCGCAATATCCTGCGGCGTATCAGTCTGCAGCGTTCGTTTGCGAGCCGACGGGGCACCTCGTGCACGTGGCGCGCATCGAAAAAGACGGCGCCGGTTATAAGGAAAAGGACGGATGGAATCTATTTGCTTCCGCAGACGAATGGGTGAGCCCGGTGGAAGCGAAAACCGGTCCTGATGGCGCCGTGTGGGTGCTGGACTGGTACAACTTCATCGTGCAGCACAACCCCACGCCCACGGCGGAACGCGGCGGATATGCAGCGGTCAACGGAAAGGGTAACGCGTACGAAAACCCCCTGCGCGATAAAACCCATGGCCGCATCTGGCGCGTAGTGCATAAAAATGCCAAACCATCAACCAAAATACAACTCGGGAACACCGCATCGAACCTCGATGCCCTTAGCCACGACAACCTCTTCTGGCGAATGACCGCCCAACGGCTCATCGTGGAAAAGAAAGACTCGGCCGCATTGCCGGAACTCGCAGCACTGGCCGCAGGAAAGGCCCCCGCCGCACTGCATGCCCTTTGGGCCATCGACGGGCTCAACGCCGCAGGGCAACACCGCGCAACGGTAGAGAAAGCCCTGCGGCACGAAGACGCATCGGTGCGGAAGGCAGCCATCCAGATCATGGCCCGCCATCGGTGGACGGACAAGCAGATGCTGGCTTCCGGCGTGCTGCAGGATAAAGATGCGAATACCCGGCTGGCCGCGTTCGTGGCAATGGCGGGGATTCCGGCTTCAGACACGCTGGGGCGTGCGTTGTACGGCATGAGCAAGGAGCCCGCGGTACGGGGAGACGAGTGGCTGGCCAAAGGATTGTATGCCGCAGCGGCGCATCACCGGAAAGGGTTCATCGCCGCGTTCATGGCGGAGCATCCCGGGTTCGGTGAAAAGGCAGCTGAAAAAGTGAGTCGTTCCGTAACCGATATCGACGACACGAAATGGAAGACCATGCGCCTTCCGCAATACATTGAAAATGCCGGCCTGGCGATCGACGGCATCGTTTGGTTCCGCACAGTGGTAGACGTTCCGGCCGCCGCCGCAGGAAATGCTGCAACGCTTTCCCTCGGGCCCATCGACGATTCCGATGAAACTTTCGTGAACGGGAAACCCGTCGGTAAAACGGAAAAGAAATGGGCCGAACCGCGGAAATACACGATCGGCGCGGGTGTACTCAAACCTGGACGCAACATTATCACCGTTAAAGTGACCGATACAGGCGGTGGTGGCGGCATCTACGGAAAACCCGATGGTATGTACCTCGAAGCCGGTGGGAAAAAGATCCCGCTGGCGGGCGAGTGGAAATATGATGTCGAGAAAATTTTCAACGGCGAAGGCGTCAAACTGTTCGCAGACCGTGGCCTTGCCGAAACGTTCGTGTACACGTATCTCAACCGGCAAGAAGCGCCCATCGCCGGAGCGCCCGCCGGAAAGGCAGACCAGACGGTGATGCTGAAGGTGATCCAGAACGAGATGAAGTACGACCAGGCGTCGTTTACGGTGAAAGCCGGAACGGTGGTGGACGTGGTGCTGGAGAACCCGGATTTCATGCAACACAATATCGTGATCGTTACGCCGGGATCGTTGCAGACGGTGGGCCAGGCGGCCAACAAACTGGCCGCCGATCCGCATGGCGCGGAAATGAATTATGTGCCCGAGATGCCGGAAGTGCTGTTTTCCACGCGGCTCGTCAACCCGCAGGAAACGGTCGTGCTCCGCTTCAAGGTCCCCGGTGAACCGGGCGATTATCCGTTCGTGTGCACATTCCCCGGCCATTGGTCGATCATGAACGGTATCATGAAAGTAGTACGTTAA